The following proteins come from a genomic window of Nostoc sp. TCL26-01:
- a CDS encoding pitrilysin family protein has product MKLRLYMLIGFFLSLLLSILPVAGSFTNAATPTPTVAPVSGLSLTQGVRKNLLDNGLTVLTKEVHTAPVVSVQVWYKVGSRNEKKGENGISHQLEHLMFKGTSDRPVQFGRLFSALGSQSNAFTSYDQTAYFGTVQRDKLEALLTLEADRMKNALIGAEQLTSEKRVVISELQGYENSPSYRLDRAVMKAAFPNRAYGLPVGGTKSDVEQFTLEQVRNYYQTYYSPDNATLVITGDFDTASALKVVKQTFGKVPRQEKVNTGNLNNKIPPTSANKTNQTPIVLKQPGSAALLHTVYPLPDVNHPDVPAIDVMDAILTGGRSSRLYQALVESGLASSVSGGAAELIEPGWYEVNATAAPGQELEKINQVLQKSLLELQKQPVTVAELNRAKTQLQAVFVLGNQDITSQASQLAYNQTVAGDYHYMEKYLAAIAKVTPADIQRVAKTYLNPAKQTIGYFEPTQLDGKPGTSSNGSGRNVENFNPGKPVDPAELAKFLPPATSTTDSNKQSLPQQFSLTNGLRVLLLPDHSVPTVNLSGQINAGNEFDGNQQAGLASLTASNLLNGTRTKNALTLAQTLEDRGASLSFSAGREGVSISGEGLSANLPILIQTLADVLQNASFPKDQLELSRQRALIGLKAQLDDPKGLGRRVFQQAIYPENHPFYSFPTEESLKGINRDAVVRFYRQYYRPDTTTIALVGDFDPVEVKELLNQSLGKWQAIGQPPVLKLPNVSSPTTVTRINKVIPGKAEAVTYLGYNAISRKDPRYYSALVLNQILGGDTLASRLGTEVRDRLGLTYGIYSGFAAGVNPGPFLIQMQTAPGDADQAIASTIALLKQLREQGITEAELNAAKRSITNSYPVDLANPSDVSSIILDNAVLGLSTSELREFPQRIQAVTMANVQQAIQDFIKPENLVIVTAGPGNIVSEGSLPTK; this is encoded by the coding sequence AACTTGAGCATTTAATGTTTAAAGGTACTAGCGATCGCCCAGTCCAATTTGGCCGGTTATTTAGTGCATTGGGTAGTCAGTCTAATGCTTTTACCAGCTACGATCAAACTGCTTATTTTGGGACAGTGCAACGGGATAAACTGGAAGCACTGCTGACCTTAGAAGCAGACAGGATGAAAAATGCCCTCATTGGTGCAGAACAACTAACTAGTGAAAAACGGGTAGTAATTTCTGAGTTGCAGGGTTACGAAAATTCACCTAGTTATCGTCTAGATCGAGCAGTGATGAAAGCTGCTTTCCCTAACCGCGCCTATGGTTTACCTGTAGGTGGAACAAAATCAGATGTGGAACAATTCACACTAGAACAAGTACGTAATTACTATCAAACTTATTACAGCCCAGATAATGCTACCTTGGTAATTACGGGGGACTTTGACACTGCATCTGCCCTGAAGGTTGTTAAACAGACGTTTGGGAAAGTCCCTCGCCAAGAAAAGGTCAACACGGGGAATTTAAATAACAAAATTCCGCCAACTTCAGCAAATAAAACCAATCAAACGCCTATCGTGCTGAAACAGCCGGGAAGTGCTGCACTACTACATACAGTTTATCCCTTACCAGATGTCAACCATCCTGATGTGCCGGCAATTGATGTCATGGATGCCATTCTCACAGGTGGACGGAGTTCTAGACTGTATCAAGCATTGGTAGAATCTGGACTGGCTAGTTCAGTCAGTGGTGGTGCGGCGGAACTGATTGAACCTGGGTGGTATGAAGTTAACGCCACAGCAGCGCCGGGACAAGAGTTAGAGAAAATTAACCAAGTCCTGCAAAAATCTTTATTAGAACTACAAAAGCAACCTGTGACTGTTGCAGAATTGAATCGAGCGAAGACACAATTACAAGCTGTGTTTGTCTTGGGTAATCAAGATATCACCAGTCAAGCCAGCCAATTAGCCTATAATCAAACGGTAGCGGGCGACTATCATTATATGGAAAAATATTTGGCAGCGATCGCCAAAGTCACACCAGCTGATATCCAACGTGTCGCCAAAACTTATCTCAATCCTGCCAAACAAACCATTGGTTATTTTGAACCAACTCAACTAGATGGTAAACCCGGAACTTCTAGCAATGGTTCTGGACGGAATGTGGAAAATTTCAACCCCGGTAAGCCTGTCGATCCGGCAGAACTGGCTAAATTCTTGCCTCCAGCTACATCAACTACAGATAGTAACAAACAATCTTTACCACAACAGTTTTCTCTGACAAATGGTTTGCGTGTACTGTTGTTACCTGATCATAGTGTCCCCACAGTGAATCTGAGTGGACAAATTAATGCCGGCAATGAGTTCGATGGGAATCAACAAGCAGGACTAGCCAGTCTCACTGCTAGCAATTTATTAAATGGGACGCGGACGAAAAATGCTCTGACTTTGGCACAAACTTTAGAAGACAGAGGTGCTAGTTTAAGCTTTAGTGCTGGCAGAGAAGGTGTGAGTATTAGTGGTGAAGGATTATCTGCCAATTTGCCCATATTAATTCAAACCTTGGCAGATGTGTTACAAAATGCTTCCTTCCCCAAAGACCAATTAGAACTCAGTCGTCAAAGGGCATTAATTGGACTCAAAGCCCAACTAGACGATCCTAAAGGCTTGGGAAGACGGGTATTTCAGCAGGCAATTTACCCAGAAAATCATCCCTTTTATAGCTTCCCCACAGAAGAGAGTTTAAAGGGTATCAATCGTGACGCTGTGGTACGATTCTATCGGCAATATTACCGCCCAGATACCACAACGATCGCTTTAGTAGGAGACTTTGACCCAGTAGAGGTAAAAGAGTTACTCAATCAATCTCTCGGTAAATGGCAAGCCATCGGTCAACCACCAGTCTTGAAACTACCTAATGTGTCATCACCGACAACTGTGACACGTATTAACAAAGTGATACCCGGTAAAGCTGAGGCTGTGACTTATCTGGGTTACAACGCCATTTCTCGCAAAGATCCTCGTTATTACTCAGCACTGGTACTCAATCAGATTTTGGGTGGTGATACCTTAGCCAGCCGCTTGGGTACAGAAGTGCGCGATCGCCTGGGTTTAACCTATGGTATTTACAGTGGGTTTGCCGCAGGTGTGAATCCTGGCCCCTTCTTGATTCAAATGCAGACTGCACCAGGAGATGCAGATCAAGCGATCGCCAGTACAATTGCTTTACTCAAACAGTTACGTGAGCAAGGAATAACTGAGGCAGAATTAAACGCAGCTAAACGCTCAATTACGAATAGCTATCCTGTAGATTTGGCTAATCCTAGCGATGTATCGAGCATCATTTTAGATAATGCTGTCTTGGGTTTATCCACATCAGAATTGCGAGAGTTTCCCCAACGCATCCAAGCCGTAACTATGGCTAATGTCCAGCAAGCAATTCAAGATTTCATCAAGCCAGAGAATCTGGTAATTGTCACGGCTGGCCCTGGAAATATCGTATCCGAAGGCAGTTTACCCACAAAATGA